A region from the Campylobacter blaseri genome encodes:
- a CDS encoding DNA-deoxyinosine glycosylase — protein MLQTHPIKPVFNKSSKVLILGSFPSVISRKEQFYYANPQNRFWKVLANIFSSQIPKNKDEKIEFLLNYKIALYDAAISCKIEGSSDAKMSDIKPANLSEIFNTSNIVQVFANGNKAYEICQKYLKDDIVKATKKSIIKLPSTSPANAKFNLDMLIREWDIIARV, from the coding sequence ATTTTGCAAACTCACCCTATAAAGCCTGTGTTTAATAAAAGCTCAAAAGTCTTAATTTTAGGTTCTTTTCCATCTGTTATTTCCCGTAAAGAACAGTTTTATTATGCAAATCCACAAAATCGTTTTTGGAAAGTTTTAGCAAATATTTTTAGTTCGCAAATTCCAAAAAACAAAGATGAAAAAATAGAGTTTTTGCTAAATTATAAAATTGCTCTTTATGATGCTGCGATATCTTGCAAGATAGAAGGCTCAAGTGATGCAAAGATGAGTGATATCAAACCTGCAAATTTGAGTGAAATTTTCAATACTTCAAACATAGTTCAAGTTTTTGCAAATGGAAACAAAGCATATGAAATTTGCCAAAAATATTTAAAGGATGATATAGTAAAAGCTACTAAAAAAAGTATTATAAAGCTTCCTTCAACAAGCCCAGCTAATGCTAAATTTAATCTTGACATGCTTATTAGAGAGTGGGATATAATAGCTAGAGTTTGA
- a CDS encoding phosphoribosyltransferase, translated as MIKKDKLMFKDQIEAAQKLFEEMPVKEILDKKPLLVAASLESVILVDYLARKLRLSYELLFAEEITAPNNKDCTIAMVSETEDIVIIDELVDSFNISLDYIYGEGNRKYEEKILKNIYKYRKGNKIGNLSDRDIILIDEGCETGLTSFTCLKSIIGLKAKSVSYATPLIANNVADNLNSITDQIYTVNNILNFVEVDFYYKEKIEVDSQKIVSILEESPYYLPLQKEGEKQACNIR; from the coding sequence ATGATTAAAAAAGACAAGTTAATGTTTAAAGATCAAATAGAAGCAGCCCAAAAGCTTTTTGAAGAGATGCCTGTAAAGGAAATTTTAGATAAAAAACCACTTTTAGTAGCAGCGTCTTTAGAATCTGTAATTTTGGTTGATTATCTTGCTAGAAAACTAAGACTTAGCTATGAACTGCTTTTCGCGGAAGAGATAACAGCGCCTAATAATAAAGATTGTACTATAGCTATGGTAAGTGAAACAGAAGATATAGTTATAATTGATGAACTTGTTGACTCATTTAATATAAGCTTGGATTATATATATGGTGAGGGCAATAGAAAATATGAAGAAAAAATATTAAAAAATATATATAAATATAGAAAAGGAAATAAAATAGGAAATTTAAGTGATAGGGATATAATTCTCATTGATGAAGGGTGCGAGACAGGACTTACTTCATTTACTTGCCTAAAATCAATTATAGGTTTAAAAGCAAAATCAGTATCATATGCTACGCCATTAATTGCTAATAATGTTGCTGATAACTTAAATAGCATTACAGATCAAATTTATACAGTAAATAATATATTAAATTTCGTGGAAGTGGACTTTTACTACAAAGAAAAAATAGAAGTGGATTCACAAAAAATAGTATCTATACTAGAAGAAAGTCCATATTATTTGCCACTACAAAAAGAAGGAGAAAAACAAGCATGCAATATACGCTAA
- a CDS encoding universal stress protein: MNVKKIFFPIGGGEELRERIHGALLVNKYFGSHMSILAFQLDPETVYNVRMTLRGGILMDEFIETAKEELKIEQEKNIQIAKEEAEKVGITFTENQHEPSSAFLRNDIGTRSQLVEKYSKYCDLVVAAVPPNGAITGTFEAAVIKSGKPAIVIPRKLKSFKADKILLSLTGSTSSARALTNAIPFLKEAKEVHCITAHHYLEEDIDETRGRIKNYLSMHGIDPTFEVVKTEGKIPGQALLDSAKEHNADLIVAGMAENNGFREIFLGGTSKYFLQNTTIPVLM, encoded by the coding sequence ATGAATGTAAAAAAAATATTTTTTCCAATAGGCGGAGGTGAAGAGCTAAGGGAGAGAATTCATGGGGCTTTACTTGTTAACAAATACTTTGGATCACACATGAGCATTCTTGCATTTCAATTAGATCCAGAGACAGTTTATAATGTTAGAATGACACTAAGGGGTGGAATTTTAATGGACGAGTTTATAGAAACAGCCAAAGAGGAGCTGAAAATAGAACAAGAAAAAAATATACAAATTGCCAAAGAAGAGGCAGAAAAAGTTGGTATAACATTTACAGAAAATCAACACGAACCAAGCAGTGCTTTTTTGAGAAACGATATAGGAACTCGCTCACAACTAGTTGAAAAATACTCTAAATATTGTGATTTAGTAGTAGCAGCTGTGCCACCTAATGGAGCTATAACAGGAACTTTTGAAGCTGCTGTTATAAAAAGTGGTAAGCCAGCTATTGTCATACCAAGAAAATTAAAATCTTTTAAAGCAGATAAAATACTTTTAAGTCTTACAGGAAGTACGAGTAGCGCAAGAGCCCTTACAAATGCTATACCGTTTTTAAAAGAGGCTAAAGAGGTTCATTGTATTACTGCTCATCATTATCTTGAAGAGGATATTGATGAAACTAGAGGTAGAATAAAGAACTATCTTAGTATGCATGGAATTGATCCTACATTTGAGGTTGTAAAAACTGAAGGTAAAATACCAGGACAAGCACTTTTGGATAGTGCAAAAGAGCATAATGCTGATTTAATAGTAGCTGGAATGGCAGAAAACAATGGATTTAGAGAAATATTTTTAGGGGGAACTTCTAAGTATTTCTTGCAAAATACAACTATACCTGTTCTTATGTAA
- a CDS encoding RDD family protein → MNYEDVKLASFNKRVGAFLIDEIILSILFIIAFYDKFSNITSQEEVIQILGTFTIYFVFVKVAYQAIFVNYYGATVGKLIFKIKCINLNGEIPNFLTSLNRAMVRIFISETLFYIGYIWAYFNPVRQTWHDKLAKTLVIDVS, encoded by the coding sequence ATGAACTATGAAGATGTAAAACTAGCTAGTTTCAACAAGAGAGTAGGTGCTTTTTTAATAGATGAAATAATATTAAGTATTTTGTTTATAATTGCTTTTTATGATAAATTTTCCAATATAACCTCCCAAGAGGAAGTTATACAAATTTTAGGAACTTTTACTATTTACTTTGTATTTGTTAAAGTTGCCTATCAAGCAATTTTTGTAAATTACTACGGAGCAACGGTTGGAAAATTGATTTTTAAGATTAAATGCATAAATTTAAATGGAGAAATTCCAAATTTTTTAACCTCTTTGAATAGAGCGATGGTAAGAATTTTTATAAGCGAAACCCTTTTTTATATAGGGTATATTTGGGCATATTTTAACCCAGTCAGACAAACATGGCATGATAAATTAGCAAAAACTTTGGTGATAGATGTTAGTTAG
- a CDS encoding alpha/beta hydrolase: MKKIILTVVAVVAILISGCSKKNPDINMNNQMVEVEKVVYGEDKDQFYNIHIQNMKDPDKIIVLVHGGYWRSKYNLDHLNDLMSYLINKSFNVASVEYRRGVENQWPIPYNDVSLAINDIKKRYKNAKIITIGHSVGGQLVLLTENLVDGVIALSPVTDVYFGYKKNLGDNNAAKQYFKDHSYKNLLKASPSNYKLKAGKNVLVVHGKNDDSVLIETSDKYVKNQSDYNVNVDYLRLANMPHMEMIDSKNSHWEFIISWIEKQ, encoded by the coding sequence ATGAAAAAGATTATTTTAACAGTAGTTGCAGTTGTTGCTATATTAATTTCTGGTTGCAGTAAAAAAAATCCTGATATTAATATGAACAATCAAATGGTTGAGGTAGAAAAAGTTGTTTATGGAGAAGATAAAGATCAATTTTATAATATCCATATTCAAAATATGAAAGATCCAGATAAGATAATAGTTCTTGTTCATGGTGGATATTGGCGTAGTAAATATAATCTTGATCATCTAAATGACTTGATGTCTTATTTGATAAACAAAAGTTTTAATGTGGCAAGTGTTGAATATAGAAGAGGTGTTGAAAATCAATGGCCTATTCCTTATAACGATGTATCTCTTGCGATAAATGATATTAAAAAACGTTATAAAAATGCAAAAATCATTACAATTGGCCATTCTGTTGGGGGACAATTAGTGCTTCTAACCGAAAATCTTGTAGATGGAGTAATAGCTTTATCACCAGTTACCGATGTATACTTTGGTTATAAGAAAAATTTAGGTGATAACAATGCAGCTAAGCAGTATTTTAAAGATCATAGCTATAAGAATCTACTAAAAGCATCTCCTTCAAACTATAAACTTAAAGCAGGAAAAAATGTTTTGGTTGTGCACGGAAAAAATGATGATTCAGTTCTGATAGAAACTTCAGATAAATATGTAAAGAATCAAAGTGATTATAATGTAAATGTGGACTATTTAAGACTTGCAAATATGCCTCATATGGAAATGATTGATTCAAAAAATTCTCATTGGGAATTTATAATTTCTTGGATAGAAAAACAATAA
- a CDS encoding polyribonucleotide nucleotidyltransferase, whose protein sequence is MQYTLNINNQVEIFELNKVAKQAAGSVILRIKNTVILATVARDDEQVEGDFLPLTVQYVEKSYAAGKIPGGYIKRETKPGDFETLTSRIIDRSLRPLFPKGYAYPTQIVIYVLSADSEVDLQVAALNAASVALYLSDLPVEQPVCGVRIGRINNEFIINPSNSELKTSDIDLYVAGVKDELLMIEMRSIPQSIDEDTTPIKPITNFDGIESANDVNVFDIVDSKQRINEFDEELMVEAIKFAGEAILKGSLAYEEKFLSHKKDIVKLEYKKDINDENILACIEENYKEDIKFAINKMAKSERASELNELIKKIMKSDRAISEEWEEKTVTNSVEKYKKKIVRNQIINERVRADGRGLKDIRPISIETNILPNAHGSCLFTRGQTQALAIVTLGGESDAQMSEILTEKQAVSERFMVNYNFPGFSVGEASPLRAPGRRELGHGNLAKRALSPTIDMNTEQVIRLVSEILESNGSSSMATVCGGSLAIRAAGIKSYKLVAGIAMGLIFEDGKHAVLSDIMGLEDHDGDMDFKVAGTMDGITALQMDIKLGGISLDVLKEALYQAKEGREHILNIMKEADNNIVVNEDIIPKLEIFTVDPGKIVDIIGQGGKTIREMIERFNVSIDLDRDKGEVKISGDNKKDVELAKDTIIKITQKESKGNFKRGGKRDFKKDVVFKIGEEFDGEVKKIVDFGAFIHLKDGVDGLLHISKIKNHLKEGDIVRVKVNDDKNGKISLDLV, encoded by the coding sequence ATGCAATATACGCTAAACATAAATAATCAAGTAGAGATATTTGAGCTAAATAAAGTTGCAAAACAAGCAGCTGGCTCAGTTATACTTAGGATTAAAAATACAGTTATTTTAGCAACAGTAGCAAGAGATGACGAGCAAGTAGAAGGGGATTTTTTACCACTCACTGTTCAATATGTAGAAAAGTCATATGCAGCAGGAAAAATACCTGGTGGGTATATAAAAAGAGAGACAAAACCAGGAGATTTTGAGACTTTAACATCAAGAATAATTGATAGAAGTTTAAGACCACTTTTTCCAAAAGGTTATGCATATCCAACTCAGATAGTAATATATGTTTTATCAGCTGATAGTGAAGTTGACCTTCAAGTTGCAGCTTTAAATGCAGCAAGTGTTGCTTTATATTTAAGTGATTTACCAGTAGAGCAACCAGTTTGTGGTGTTAGAATTGGTAGAATTAACAATGAGTTTATCATAAATCCAAGTAATTCAGAGCTTAAAACAAGCGATATTGATCTTTATGTAGCAGGTGTTAAGGATGAACTTTTAATGATAGAGATGAGATCAATTCCGCAATCAATAGATGAAGATACAACGCCAATCAAACCAATTACAAATTTTGATGGTATTGAATCAGCAAATGATGTTAATGTTTTTGATATTGTAGATAGCAAACAGCGTATAAATGAATTTGACGAAGAACTTATGGTTGAAGCTATTAAATTTGCAGGTGAGGCTATATTAAAAGGAAGCCTTGCTTATGAGGAAAAATTTTTATCACATAAAAAAGATATAGTAAAATTAGAGTATAAAAAAGATATTAATGATGAAAATATTCTTGCTTGTATAGAAGAAAACTATAAAGAAGATATTAAATTTGCAATTAATAAAATGGCAAAAAGCGAAAGAGCATCTGAATTAAATGAACTTATTAAAAAAATTATGAAATCTGATAGAGCAATTAGTGAAGAATGGGAAGAAAAAACTGTAACAAATTCAGTTGAAAAATATAAGAAAAAAATTGTTAGAAATCAAATTATAAATGAGAGAGTAAGGGCAGATGGAAGAGGGTTAAAAGACATTAGGCCAATCTCAATAGAAACTAATATACTTCCTAATGCGCACGGTAGTTGTTTATTTACAAGAGGACAAACTCAAGCTTTAGCCATTGTAACTCTTGGTGGGGAAAGCGATGCTCAAATGAGTGAAATTTTAACGGAAAAGCAAGCAGTTAGTGAACGATTTATGGTTAATTATAATTTTCCGGGATTTAGCGTAGGTGAAGCAAGCCCATTAAGAGCACCGGGTAGAAGAGAACTTGGGCATGGGAATTTAGCAAAAAGAGCTCTTTCACCTACTATAGATATGAATACAGAACAAGTTATCAGGCTTGTTAGTGAAATTTTAGAATCAAATGGATCAAGCTCTATGGCTACAGTTTGTGGTGGTTCACTAGCTATCAGAGCTGCTGGAATTAAAAGTTATAAGCTAGTAGCTGGTATTGCTATGGGGCTTATTTTTGAAGATGGTAAACATGCGGTGCTAAGTGATATAATGGGGCTTGAAGATCATGATGGAGATATGGATTTTAAAGTAGCTGGAACTATGGATGGTATTACTGCACTTCAAATGGATATAAAGCTTGGAGGAATCAGTCTTGATGTATTAAAAGAGGCTTTATATCAGGCTAAAGAAGGAAGAGAACATATTTTAAATATTATGAAAGAAGCAGATAATAACATAGTCGTAAATGAGGATATTATACCTAAGTTAGAAATTTTTACTGTAGATCCCGGAAAAATTGTTGACATAATAGGACAAGGCGGTAAAACCATAAGAGAGATGATAGAGAGATTTAATGTATCAATTGATCTTGACAGAGATAAAGGAGAAGTTAAAATTTCAGGTGATAATAAAAAAGATGTTGAGCTTGCTAAAGATACAATTATTAAAATAACCCAAAAAGAGTCAAAAGGAAACTTCAAAAGAGGTGGAAAAAGAGATTTTAAGAAAGATGTAGTTTTTAAAATAGGCGAAGAATTTGATGGCGAGGTTAAAAAAATAGTTGATTTTGGTGCTTTCATACACTTAAAAGATGGAGTTGACGGACTTTTACATATATCAAAAATAAAAAATCATTTAAAAGAAGGCGATATTGTAAGAGTTAAAGTAAACGACGATAAGAATGGAAAAATTTCTTTAGATTTAGTATAA
- a CDS encoding LPS-assembly protein LptD: protein MLVRRVIALLILSTFYLFAQVQDVELLANGVDKDGDIIVAKDNVIMHSKEYFVTSDRATYNQKEGVVEFFGNVNILKGKNEVSRTNYFKINLEDDKTSTTENFVMDKESEFWSQNNESCSDKKYYRTKGSVVSSCNIQDPDWKINFSSGKLNKETKFLHLYNPVFYIKNVPVLYLPYFGFSTSKERKNGLLIPEVGYIGSQGGYYKQPIYFAPYKSWDLQFDPQIRTRRGVGLYSTLRFADSPYSYGEIRGGIFNNKRKHQERLEYKNKKHYGFEIDYDRSKLLSYFIDRNFKEYLWVNIQQVNDIEYFDLKSKSGDSDSRDSLVISKINYYLTDDNHYLGAYARYYIDTDKLNSKNIFRNDETVQELPTIHYHKFLDSLFLDNLTYSVDSKYHNYTRKAGVTANQYELSVPIGISIPIFNEYASLKLSENFYATHIKYKDEFEYRNGYLKADSSDDYINHYHQISLSTDLAKPYESFFHTMNLKLDYVLPGYQSGSIKSRLFKKHKYDYDKASNKLNKFRLEDITNNLYYEDNFLSELGKDYTQENAKASLTQYVFNKEGRKFIRHSVSQGYDFDEDDLSNLNHRLDIYFQNGLTIGNKFEFSHEDHIFEKVQTYARYSNVKYNVGLRHTYESFKRYDNEYDKDNYIIFDFSLKLPDYYRLFGRFDYDLERDYTKMWRIGITKNRKCWNYSLVYQENIEPKTSSSLSYEKASKERTLYFFINFYPFGGFNYNYSKDTVYE from the coding sequence ATGTTAGTTAGAAGAGTTATAGCTTTACTTATTTTAAGCACATTTTATCTGTTTGCACAAGTTCAAGATGTAGAGTTATTAGCAAATGGTGTGGATAAAGATGGAGATATTATAGTTGCTAAAGACAATGTAATTATGCACTCTAAAGAGTATTTTGTAACCTCAGATAGGGCAACATATAATCAAAAAGAGGGAGTAGTTGAGTTTTTTGGGAATGTAAATATCTTAAAAGGCAAGAATGAGGTTTCTAGAACTAACTACTTTAAAATTAATTTAGAGGATGATAAAACATCTACAACTGAAAATTTTGTTATGGACAAAGAGTCTGAGTTTTGGAGTCAAAATAATGAAAGTTGTAGTGATAAAAAATATTACCGGACAAAAGGCTCTGTGGTATCTAGTTGTAATATACAAGACCCTGATTGGAAAATTAATTTTTCAAGTGGAAAGCTAAATAAAGAAACAAAATTTCTACACCTATATAATCCTGTTTTTTATATAAAAAATGTGCCTGTATTATATCTTCCATATTTTGGGTTTTCTACTAGTAAAGAAAGAAAGAACGGGCTTTTAATACCAGAGGTTGGATATATAGGTAGTCAAGGCGGATATTACAAACAGCCAATTTACTTTGCACCGTATAAAAGCTGGGATTTGCAATTTGACCCACAAATTAGAACTAGAAGAGGTGTTGGTTTATATTCAACATTAAGATTTGCTGATTCTCCTTATTCTTATGGAGAGATTCGCGGTGGGATATTTAACAACAAAAGAAAACATCAGGAGAGATTAGAATATAAAAATAAAAAACACTATGGGTTTGAGATAGATTATGATAGAAGTAAACTTTTAAGTTACTTTATTGATAGAAATTTTAAAGAGTATTTATGGGTAAATATACAACAAGTAAATGATATAGAATATTTTGATTTAAAAAGTAAAAGTGGAGATTCAGATAGCAGAGATTCATTAGTAATCTCTAAAATAAATTATTATTTAACTGATGATAATCACTATTTAGGAGCTTATGCAAGATACTATATTGATACAGATAAGCTTAATAGTAAAAATATTTTTAGAAACGATGAGACAGTTCAAGAACTACCTACAATCCACTACCATAAATTTTTAGATTCACTTTTTTTGGATAATTTAACATATTCTGTTGACTCAAAATACCATAACTATACAAGAAAAGCTGGAGTTACAGCAAATCAATATGAGCTTAGTGTTCCAATTGGCATAAGCATACCAATTTTTAATGAGTATGCAAGTTTAAAGTTAAGTGAAAATTTCTATGCTACACATATAAAATATAAAGATGAGTTCGAGTATAGAAATGGGTATTTAAAAGCAGATAGTTCAGATGATTATATAAACCACTATCATCAAATTTCACTAAGCACAGATTTAGCAAAGCCTTATGAAAGTTTTTTTCATACAATGAATTTAAAACTTGATTATGTTTTACCTGGCTATCAAAGTGGTAGTATAAAATCAAGACTTTTTAAAAAACATAAGTATGATTATGATAAAGCTAGTAATAAGCTAAACAAATTTAGATTAGAAGATATTACAAACAATCTATATTATGAAGATAATTTTTTAAGTGAATTAGGAAAAGATTATACACAAGAAAATGCTAAGGCTAGCTTGACTCAATATGTTTTTAATAAAGAGGGCAGAAAATTTATTAGACACTCTGTTTCTCAAGGATATGATTTTGATGAAGATGATTTATCAAATTTAAACCATAGGCTTGATATTTATTTTCAAAATGGATTAACAATTGGAAATAAATTTGAATTTTCTCATGAAGATCATATTTTTGAAAAAGTTCAAACATATGCAAGGTATTCTAATGTTAAGTATAATGTAGGGCTAAGGCATACTTATGAAAGTTTTAAAAGGTATGATAATGAGTATGATAAAGATAATTATATAATTTTTGATTTTTCTCTAAAGCTACCAGACTATTATAGATTATTTGGTAGGTTTGATTATGATTTAGAGAGAGATTACACTAAAATGTGGAGGATAGGAATTACTAAAAATAGAAAATGTTGGAATTATAGTTTAGTTTATCAAGAAAACATAGAGCCAAAAACTAGTAGCTCACTTAGTTATGAAAAAGCTTCAAAGGAAAGAACTTTATATTTCTTTATAAATTTCTATCCATTTGGTGGCTTTAATTATAATTATTCAAAAGATACGGTTTATGAATAG
- the purD gene encoding phosphoribosylamine--glycine ligase, producing MNILIIGSGGREYSIGQKLKSENKVNKIYFSPGNGATARLGENIDICDFDKLANFAIQNTIDLTIVGPEAPLSAGIVDIFKKYNLAIFGPTKAAARLESSKAYMKDFLAKNNILTAKYINSDNYEEISDFIDTMSERVVVKADGLCAGKGVIIANNHKEAKKAAQDMLSGSSFGDAGKRVVVEEYLDGFELSFFAICDGENYVLLPVAQDHKRLLDNDEGPNTGGMGAYAPSPLATKELIKQVEDDVIKPTLKGMKQDGNEFCGVLFVGIMVVNNTPYVLEFNVRFGDPECEAIMPLIDGNLSEILYNASIGKLEDIKLEDKFAVAVVISSKNYPYSSSKPELIHIETIPHNSHIAYAGVSAISSDLYADGGRVLVCVGVGDTINKARDKAYELCKKVKFKGMHYRKDIAYQVLK from the coding sequence TTGAATATATTAATAATAGGAAGCGGTGGAAGAGAGTACTCTATAGGTCAAAAGTTAAAAAGTGAAAATAAAGTTAATAAAATTTACTTCTCGCCAGGAAATGGTGCTACTGCTAGACTTGGCGAAAATATAGATATTTGTGATTTTGATAAGCTTGCTAATTTTGCTATCCAAAATACAATAGATTTAACAATAGTTGGTCCTGAAGCACCACTTAGTGCTGGAATTGTTGATATTTTTAAAAAATATAATTTAGCTATTTTTGGCCCAACAAAGGCTGCTGCAAGATTAGAAAGCAGCAAAGCTTATATGAAAGATTTTCTAGCTAAAAATAACATCTTAACTGCAAAATATATAAATAGTGATAATTACGAAGAAATTTCAGATTTTATAGATACTATGAGTGAAAGAGTTGTGGTAAAAGCTGACGGACTTTGTGCTGGAAAAGGTGTTATAATAGCAAACAATCATAAAGAAGCAAAAAAAGCAGCACAAGATATGCTTAGTGGAAGTAGCTTTGGAGATGCTGGTAAAAGAGTTGTAGTTGAGGAATACTTAGATGGTTTTGAACTTAGTTTCTTTGCTATTTGCGATGGAGAAAATTATGTTTTATTACCCGTTGCACAAGACCATAAAAGACTTCTTGATAATGATGAAGGTCCAAATACAGGTGGAATGGGCGCTTACGCACCAAGTCCACTAGCTACAAAAGAGCTTATAAAACAAGTTGAAGATGATGTAATTAAGCCTACTTTAAAAGGTATGAAACAAGATGGTAATGAATTTTGTGGAGTTTTATTTGTAGGTATTATGGTGGTAAATAATACACCTTATGTTCTTGAGTTTAATGTTCGCTTTGGAGATCCTGAATGTGAAGCTATAATGCCTTTAATAGATGGAAATTTAAGTGAGATACTATATAACGCTTCTATTGGAAAGTTGGAAGATATAAAACTTGAAGATAAATTTGCTGTTGCAGTTGTTATATCTAGCAAGAACTATCCATACTCTAGCTCAAAGCCTGAACTAATACATATAGAAACAATTCCACACAATTCTCATATCGCATATGCTGGAGTAAGCGCTATAAGTAGTGATTTGTATGCTGATGGTGGAAGGGTTTTAGTTTGCGTAGGTGTAGGAGATACAATAAATAAAGCTAGAGATAAGGCCTATGAACTTTGTAAAAAAGTTAAATTTAAAGGAATGCACTATAGAAAAGATATTGCTTATCAGGTTTTAAAATGA
- a CDS encoding uroporphyrinogen-III synthase has protein sequence MVGKYNMREIYLISHTPNDEVKHLKVCEIEFLKFSIDLKDFDALVVTSKHSIKALKFNNIKFENIKVFSIGDGTTNEAKAFGFTDIYTAKNHHGNEFAREILSLLPNKKVLFLRAKEVVSNVDGILLDNEVDLTSIVAYRNKFIKLSADKIPPKNSILIFTSPSNVKGFLRNFEIDESYSIVSIGKATTNELLEYKNVITSSFQDVKKCIEIAQNLK, from the coding sequence ATGGTTGGAAAATATAATATGAGAGAAATTTATCTAATATCACATACGCCAAATGATGAGGTGAAACACTTAAAAGTCTGTGAGATTGAGTTTTTGAAATTTAGCATAGATTTAAAAGATTTTGATGCTTTAGTAGTAACTTCAAAACATAGTATAAAAGCCTTAAAATTTAATAATATAAAATTTGAAAATATTAAAGTTTTTTCAATTGGCGATGGAACTACAAACGAAGCAAAGGCTTTTGGTTTTACAGATATATATACAGCAAAAAATCATCATGGAAATGAATTTGCAAGAGAGATATTGTCACTTTTACCAAACAAAAAAGTGCTTTTTTTAAGGGCAAAAGAGGTAGTTTCAAATGTAGATGGTATATTGCTTGATAATGAAGTAGACTTAACTTCAATAGTAGCCTATCGAAATAAGTTTATAAAACTAAGTGCTGATAAAATTCCACCAAAAAATAGCATTTTAATTTTTACATCACCATCAAATGTAAAAGGCTTTTTAAGAAATTTTGAAATTGATGAGAGTTATAGTATAGTATCCATAGGAAAAGCTACCACTAATGAGTTGTTAGAGTATAAAAATGTTATAACTTCTTCTTTTCAGGATGTAAAGAAGTGTATAGAAATAGCTCAAAACTTAAAATAG